A single genomic interval of Gossypium raimondii isolate GPD5lz chromosome 11, ASM2569854v1, whole genome shotgun sequence harbors:
- the LOC105804264 gene encoding uncharacterized protein LOC105804264 isoform X5, protein MKEQKLESYFGCKIAINTSMSIYRFLIVVGRMGTEMLTNEAGEVTRNFLRAKHTRIKKVSGSSSCWHLSQDITSTTFYRIFSARRYILVPNYRQILGKIISMLNLVFSLQDSHSRSKKHLRNSLGSSSQNSESSDKQELDLEFRLSL, encoded by the exons ATGAAGGAACAGAAATTAGAGAGCTATTTCGGCTGCAAGATTGCCATCAACACCAGCATGAGCATTTACCGATTTCTC ATTGTGGTGGGTCGTATGGGGACTGAAATGCTCACCAATGAAGCCGGTGAAGTTACCag AAACTTCTTACGTGCCAAACATACACGGATAAAGAAGGTATCAGGCAGCAGCAGTTGTTGGCATTTATCCCAAGACATCACAAGCACTACATTTTACCGA ATTTTTTCAGCAAGAAGGTACATTTTAGTCCCCAATTACAGACAGATCCTAGGAAAAATTATCTCCATGCTAAATCTCGTCTTCAGCCTTCAG GATTCACATTCAAGGAGCAAGAAACATCTCAGAAACTCATTGGGATCAAGCAGTCAAAATTCAGAATCAAGTGACAAACAAGAGCTAGATTTGGAGTTTAGACTGTCACTgtaa
- the LOC105804264 gene encoding uncharacterized protein LOC105804264 isoform X3: MVYICGASDVAGEVVKGLTKLLADNAPKAMKEQKLESYFGCKIAINTSMSIYRFLIVVGRMGTEMLTNEAGEVTRNFLRAKHTRIKKVSGSSSCWHLSQDITSTTFYRIFSARRYILVPNYRQILGKIISMLNLVFSLQDSHSRSKKHLRNSLGSSSQNSESSDKQELDLEFRLSL, translated from the exons ATGGTTTACATTTGTGGAG CAAGTGATGTAGCCGGAGAAGTCGTAAAG GGTTTAACAAAGCTTCTAGCAGACAATGCGCCAAAGGCCATGAAGGAACAGAAATTAGAGAGCTATTTCGGCTGCAAGATTGCCATCAACACCAGCATGAGCATTTACCGATTTCTC ATTGTGGTGGGTCGTATGGGGACTGAAATGCTCACCAATGAAGCCGGTGAAGTTACCag AAACTTCTTACGTGCCAAACATACACGGATAAAGAAGGTATCAGGCAGCAGCAGTTGTTGGCATTTATCCCAAGACATCACAAGCACTACATTTTACCGA ATTTTTTCAGCAAGAAGGTACATTTTAGTCCCCAATTACAGACAGATCCTAGGAAAAATTATCTCCATGCTAAATCTCGTCTTCAGCCTTCAG GATTCACATTCAAGGAGCAAGAAACATCTCAGAAACTCATTGGGATCAAGCAGTCAAAATTCAGAATCAAGTGACAAACAAGAGCTAGATTTGGAGTTTAGACTGTCACTgtaa
- the LOC105804264 gene encoding flap endonuclease 1 isoform X4, producing MKEQKLESYFGCKIAINTSMSIYRFLIVVGRMGTEMLTNEAGEVTSHLQGMFHYLVHIVAYLQKLLTCQTYTDKEGIRQQQLLAFIPRHHKHYILPNFFSKKVHFSPQLQTDPRKNYLHAKSRLQPSGIVFLSRIHIQGARNISETHWDQAVKIQNQVTNKS from the exons ATGAAGGAACAGAAATTAGAGAGCTATTTCGGCTGCAAGATTGCCATCAACACCAGCATGAGCATTTACCGATTTCTC ATTGTGGTGGGTCGTATGGGGACTGAAATGCTCACCAATGAAGCCGGTGAAGTTACCag TCATTTGCAAGGCATGTTTCATTATTTGGTTCATATTGTTGCTTATTTGCAG AAACTTCTTACGTGCCAAACATACACGGATAAAGAAGGTATCAGGCAGCAGCAGTTGTTGGCATTTATCCCAAGACATCACAAGCACTACATTTTACCGA ATTTTTTCAGCAAGAAGGTACATTTTAGTCCCCAATTACAGACAGATCCTAGGAAAAATTATCTCCATGCTAAATCTCGTCTTCAGCCTTCAGGTATAGTGTTTCTTAGCAG GATTCACATTCAAGGAGCAAGAAACATCTCAGAAACTCATTGGGATCAAGCAGTCAAAATTCAGAATCAAGTGACAAACAAGAGCTAG
- the LOC105804264 gene encoding flap endonuclease 1 isoform X1: protein MVYICGASDVAGEVVKGLTKLLADNAPKAMKEQKLESYFGCKIAINTSMSIYRFLIVVGRMGTEMLTNEAGEVTSHLQGMFHYLVHIVAYLQKLLTCQTYTDKEGIRQQQLLAFIPRHHKHYILPNFFSKKVHFSPQLQTDPRKNYLHAKSRLQPSGIVFLSRIHIQGARNISETHWDQAVKIQNQVTNKS from the exons ATGGTTTACATTTGTGGAG CAAGTGATGTAGCCGGAGAAGTCGTAAAG GGTTTAACAAAGCTTCTAGCAGACAATGCGCCAAAGGCCATGAAGGAACAGAAATTAGAGAGCTATTTCGGCTGCAAGATTGCCATCAACACCAGCATGAGCATTTACCGATTTCTC ATTGTGGTGGGTCGTATGGGGACTGAAATGCTCACCAATGAAGCCGGTGAAGTTACCag TCATTTGCAAGGCATGTTTCATTATTTGGTTCATATTGTTGCTTATTTGCAG AAACTTCTTACGTGCCAAACATACACGGATAAAGAAGGTATCAGGCAGCAGCAGTTGTTGGCATTTATCCCAAGACATCACAAGCACTACATTTTACCGA ATTTTTTCAGCAAGAAGGTACATTTTAGTCCCCAATTACAGACAGATCCTAGGAAAAATTATCTCCATGCTAAATCTCGTCTTCAGCCTTCAGGTATAGTGTTTCTTAGCAG GATTCACATTCAAGGAGCAAGAAACATCTCAGAAACTCATTGGGATCAAGCAGTCAAAATTCAGAATCAAGTGACAAACAAGAGCTAG
- the LOC105804264 gene encoding flap endonuclease 1 isoform X2, whose protein sequence is MVYICGASDVAGEVVKGLTKLLADNAPKAMKEQKLESYFGCKIAINTSMSIYRFLIVVGRMGTEMLTNEAGEVTSHLQGMFHYLVHIVAYLQKLLTCQTYTDKEGIRQQQLLAFIPRHHKHYILPNFFSKKVHFSPQLQTDPRKNYLHAKSRLQPSGFTFKEQETSQKLIGIKQSKFRIK, encoded by the exons ATGGTTTACATTTGTGGAG CAAGTGATGTAGCCGGAGAAGTCGTAAAG GGTTTAACAAAGCTTCTAGCAGACAATGCGCCAAAGGCCATGAAGGAACAGAAATTAGAGAGCTATTTCGGCTGCAAGATTGCCATCAACACCAGCATGAGCATTTACCGATTTCTC ATTGTGGTGGGTCGTATGGGGACTGAAATGCTCACCAATGAAGCCGGTGAAGTTACCag TCATTTGCAAGGCATGTTTCATTATTTGGTTCATATTGTTGCTTATTTGCAG AAACTTCTTACGTGCCAAACATACACGGATAAAGAAGGTATCAGGCAGCAGCAGTTGTTGGCATTTATCCCAAGACATCACAAGCACTACATTTTACCGA ATTTTTTCAGCAAGAAGGTACATTTTAGTCCCCAATTACAGACAGATCCTAGGAAAAATTATCTCCATGCTAAATCTCGTCTTCAGCCTTCAG GATTCACATTCAAGGAGCAAGAAACATCTCAGAAACTCATTGGGATCAAGCAGTCAAAATTCAGAATCAAGTGA